Proteins encoded by one window of Winogradskyella sp. PG-2:
- a CDS encoding beta-ketoacyl synthase N-terminal-like domain-containing protein yields MNQPISITAITSISPLGFSKETVWKNYTSKSHFFSKKENIFIAELSHEAKQEIEKLRRANTKYKQLDDSVLFGIFSAREAVKQAGWKSSDNFGINIGSSRGATGLFEKYFESFLDKSKAETLSSPTTTLGNISSWIAHDLQTKGPEISHSITCSTALHAMLNGVAWLHSGMCDKFLVGGSEAPLTPFTIAQMQALKIYARKNDEFPCRALDFNKTENTMILSEAAASACLELGESKNALAYIEGIGYGTELLEHNASLSTNADCFQRSMSMALGNINPDEIDIIVTHTPGTIKGDLAEFNAINKIFCNKIPSLTTNKIQVGHSLGASGLLSIEMAILMLNHQIFIDIPYLEQSHPKKISKIMINAVGFGGNAVSVILSK; encoded by the coding sequence TTGAATCAGCCCATTTCCATAACTGCCATAACATCCATTTCTCCTTTAGGTTTTTCTAAAGAAACTGTATGGAAGAACTACACATCTAAATCTCATTTTTTTAGTAAAAAAGAAAATATATTTATAGCTGAATTATCTCATGAAGCTAAGCAAGAAATTGAAAAACTAAGGCGAGCAAATACCAAATACAAACAACTCGATGATTCTGTTTTATTCGGAATTTTTTCTGCACGAGAAGCCGTAAAACAAGCCGGTTGGAAATCATCTGATAATTTCGGAATTAATATTGGCTCTTCAAGAGGAGCAACTGGTCTTTTTGAAAAATACTTTGAAAGCTTTTTAGATAAATCTAAGGCTGAAACTTTAAGTTCACCAACAACAACTCTTGGTAATATCTCATCATGGATTGCTCACGATTTACAAACTAAAGGTCCTGAAATTTCACATTCCATAACCTGTTCTACCGCATTACATGCCATGCTTAATGGAGTCGCTTGGTTACATTCTGGTATGTGTGATAAATTTTTAGTTGGTGGTAGCGAAGCACCATTAACTCCTTTTACAATTGCTCAAATGCAAGCTTTGAAAATCTATGCTAGAAAAAATGATGAATTTCCTTGTAGAGCATTAGATTTTAATAAGACAGAAAACACTATGATTTTAAGTGAAGCTGCAGCATCGGCTTGTTTAGAACTTGGGGAATCTAAAAATGCTTTAGCTTATATTGAAGGTATTGGTTATGGAACAGAACTCTTAGAACATAATGCTTCATTGTCTACTAATGCCGATTGCTTTCAAAGATCTATGTCAATGGCTTTAGGTAACATAAACCCAGATGAAATAGATATTATAGTAACACACACCCCAGGCACGATTAAAGGGGACTTGGCAGAATTTAATGCAATAAATAAGATTTTTTGTAACAAAATTCCTTCATTGACTACTAATAAAATACAAGTAGGTCATAGCTTAGGAGCTTCCGGATTACTGAGTATAGAAATGGCAATACTTATGCTTAACCATCAAATATTTATTGACATTCCATATTTGGAGCAATCGCATCCAAAAAAGATTTCAAAAATTATGATTAATGCCGTCGGCTTTGGTGGTAATGCAGTGTCTGTTATACTTTCAAAATAA
- the bioA gene encoding adenosylmethionine--8-amino-7-oxononanoate transaminase — MSLKERDKKHLWHPLKQHQIQPESIAIIKAKGCILTDEDGNDYIDAISSWYTCMFGHCNDYIIEKTYRQMQQLDQVMFSDFTHEPAVKLSEELIKILPQGQNKIFFNDNGSTAVEAGIKMALQYYFNKGEKRSMFIAFENGFHGDTFGAMSVSGLSVYNGPFEEFLIDVKRIPTPDGTNHQEILNQLQSFTSKYDIAGFIYEPIVQGAAGMKIHDANGLNEILKFCRANNILTIADEVMTGFGKTGKNFASDYIDTKPDIICLSKALTAGLLPMAITSCTQDIYDAFLSDEMAKGFFHCHTYSGNPIACATALAAIELLQSNEIQNNIKEIIRSQQEFNERIKAHPKVKSTRQIGVIFALDLNTKMERYGDLRDKLLKFFMDRGVFLRPLGNTIYIQVPYIISKKELQKVYCVIEEALTLV; from the coding sequence ATGAGTTTAAAAGAACGTGATAAAAAACACCTCTGGCATCCGCTAAAGCAACATCAGATTCAACCAGAAAGTATAGCAATTATAAAAGCAAAAGGTTGTATTCTAACCGATGAAGATGGTAATGACTATATCGATGCGATTTCATCTTGGTATACCTGCATGTTTGGGCACTGCAATGATTATATTATTGAAAAGACCTATAGACAGATGCAGCAATTAGACCAAGTTATGTTTAGTGATTTTACGCACGAGCCTGCTGTAAAACTATCCGAAGAACTTATTAAAATATTACCACAAGGTCAGAATAAAATCTTCTTTAATGATAATGGCTCTACAGCAGTTGAAGCAGGTATAAAAATGGCTTTGCAATATTATTTTAATAAAGGGGAAAAGCGATCCATGTTTATCGCATTTGAAAATGGATTTCATGGAGATACATTTGGAGCCATGAGTGTTTCTGGCTTATCAGTTTATAATGGTCCTTTTGAAGAGTTTCTGATTGATGTAAAACGAATTCCGACACCAGATGGAACAAACCATCAAGAGATTCTTAACCAATTACAAAGTTTTACCTCAAAATACGACATAGCAGGATTTATTTACGAACCTATAGTACAAGGAGCAGCAGGTATGAAAATTCATGATGCTAATGGCTTAAATGAAATTCTCAAGTTTTGTAGAGCAAATAATATACTAACCATTGCTGATGAAGTAATGACTGGTTTTGGTAAAACGGGTAAAAACTTTGCTTCAGATTATATAGATACAAAACCAGATATTATATGTTTAAGTAAAGCCTTAACAGCTGGTTTACTCCCAATGGCAATAACCTCGTGCACTCAAGATATTTATGATGCTTTTTTGAGCGATGAGATGGCAAAAGGTTTCTTTCATTGTCATACGTATTCAGGTAATCCCATAGCATGTGCAACAGCACTTGCGGCAATTGAATTATTACAATCCAATGAGATTCAGAACAATATAAAGGAGATAATTCGTTCTCAACAAGAATTTAATGAGCGTATAAAAGCACATCCTAAGGTGAAATCTACACGACAAATAGGTGTCATTTTTGCTTTAGACCTCAACACCAAAATGGAGCGTTATGGAGATTTACGTGATAAACTGTTAAAATTCTTTATGGATAGAGGTGTGTTTCTAAGGCCTCTTGGAAATACAATTTATATACAAGTCCCTTATATTATTTCTAAAAAAGAACTACAAAAAGTGTATTGCGTGATAGAAGAGGCATTAACGCTTGTCTAA
- a CDS encoding cytochrome c oxidase assembly factor Coa1 family protein, with translation MEEYKKKSWFARNWGWVLGGGCLSLIIIVVLAVGGVIYKVADSVQGSEPYTHALAKTIENEKVISFLGEPIETNGMGNTSFSYKNGSSTAQLTIPIKGPKDEGNIVVDAEKINDEWAYNLLYVKIDGETERINLLEADIEE, from the coding sequence ATGGAAGAATATAAAAAAAAGAGTTGGTTTGCTCGTAATTGGGGTTGGGTACTTGGCGGGGGTTGTTTGTCGTTAATTATTATAGTAGTTCTAGCTGTAGGAGGTGTAATTTATAAAGTTGCAGATTCTGTGCAGGGATCGGAACCCTATACACATGCATTAGCTAAAACTATAGAAAATGAAAAAGTTATTAGTTTTTTAGGCGAACCAATTGAAACTAATGGTATGGGAAATACAAGTTTTAGTTATAAAAATGGATCTAGTACAGCACAATTAACGATACCAATAAAAGGTCCTAAGGACGAAGGTAATATTGTTGTTGATGCAGAAAAGATTAATGACGAATGGGCTTATAATTTACTTTATGTAAAAATTGATGGGGAAACGGAGCGGATTAATTTATTAGAGGCAGATATTGAGGAATGA